A single genomic interval of Chitinophaga sp. 180180018-3 harbors:
- a CDS encoding LytTR family DNA-binding domain-containing protein codes for MINALLIDDEPINIINLQRLLELHCPTVRVAGTADNADEGATAIRQLRPDLVFLDIQMPGKNGFDMLQSIPHPDFALIFVTAFDQYGIQAVKFAAMDYLLKPVDADELIAAVAKATAAIVHKKQQQQLQYLVEILRQGQQKDEHRIALPSLKETRFVYTRNIIRCESSNSYTHFYLNDGEKITVAVSIYEYEELLDSYGFVRCHQSHLVNKKFVKSIVKESGGYLLMQDGTQIPVSRTRKEELKKKLM; via the coding sequence ATGATCAATGCACTACTTATAGACGACGAACCTATTAATATCATCAACCTCCAGCGTCTGTTGGAACTACATTGCCCCACGGTGCGTGTGGCGGGCACCGCCGACAACGCAGATGAAGGTGCCACTGCTATCAGGCAGCTTCGCCCTGACCTGGTTTTCCTTGATATACAAATGCCTGGGAAAAACGGGTTTGATATGCTCCAGTCCATACCACATCCCGACTTCGCCCTGATATTTGTTACCGCGTTTGACCAGTATGGCATTCAGGCAGTAAAATTCGCAGCCATGGACTACCTGCTAAAACCAGTTGATGCGGATGAGCTCATCGCAGCTGTAGCAAAAGCCACAGCGGCCATTGTCCACAAAAAGCAACAACAACAACTTCAATACCTGGTGGAAATCCTTCGACAGGGACAGCAAAAAGACGAGCACCGGATTGCCCTTCCCTCACTAAAAGAAACCAGGTTTGTTTATACCCGCAATATCATACGCTGCGAAAGCAGTAACAGCTATACTCACTTCTATCTCAACGACGGTGAAAAAATCACCGTCGCCGTCTCCATTTATGAATACGAAGAACTACTCGATAGCTACGGCTTTGTGCGATGCCATCAATCTCATCTCGTAAACAAGAAGTTTGTAAAAAGTATCGTCAAAGAATCAGGCGGCTATCTGCTTATGCAGGATGGCACCCAGATACCAGTGTCGCGTACCAGAAAAGAGGAGCTGAAAAAGAAACTAATGTGA
- a CDS encoding TlpA disulfide reductase family protein: protein MRLFAIILLLTAWNLPLFSQGYRMEGTISPSMNGKFIHLFGIDYSSLNPVIRDSALISNGKFQFNGKINTPGLLVSIYIPSDHRLFSQFFIENRNISVHFPTPDSSQRYQGLITRNNPITTQYREWKKATDSLYIAVWRFNHMIDSLENKHAPDTAIAAVKANQKIYSDALRESKMRFIRQHPDYYISLYWLRYDLLSRLSSQPDVINALYKGLTPAVQQLPEGKALAETITIITKLQPGKMLPSFSVPDTSGNIVKLDNFKGRYLLLDFWASWCGPCIASIPAMKELHEAWKSKGLEIVSISLDDNRDKWLQAVRTHQMPWTQVSQLQGWKSPVAREYNIQFIPQVILVDKTGKILSVASDDISRELPAFIK from the coding sequence ATGAGATTATTTGCAATAATACTACTCCTGACAGCCTGGAACCTCCCTCTATTTTCACAGGGATATCGCATGGAGGGTACCATTAGCCCATCCATGAATGGAAAATTCATCCATTTGTTTGGAATTGACTATTCCAGTCTCAATCCTGTTATCCGCGATTCAGCACTGATCAGCAATGGCAAGTTCCAATTTAACGGAAAGATTAATACACCTGGATTGCTGGTTTCTATTTATATACCATCAGACCATCGCCTGTTCAGCCAATTTTTTATAGAGAACAGAAATATCAGCGTACATTTTCCGACTCCCGACAGCTCACAGCGCTACCAGGGACTCATTACCCGTAACAACCCCATCACCACTCAGTACCGGGAGTGGAAAAAAGCAACCGATTCCCTTTATATTGCTGTCTGGCGCTTTAATCACATGATCGACAGCCTTGAAAATAAACATGCGCCCGATACCGCTATTGCTGCTGTTAAAGCCAACCAAAAAATATACAGTGATGCCCTGCGGGAATCGAAGATGCGCTTTATCAGGCAGCATCCGGATTACTATATTTCGCTTTACTGGTTACGCTACGATCTGCTTTCCCGGTTGTCGTCCCAACCAGATGTAATCAACGCTTTATACAAGGGGCTTACTCCTGCGGTACAACAGTTACCGGAAGGTAAAGCGCTGGCAGAAACCATCACCATCATTACAAAGCTGCAACCGGGAAAAATGCTTCCTTCCTTCAGCGTGCCGGATACCAGTGGCAACATAGTGAAGCTGGATAACTTCAAAGGCCGGTACCTGTTGCTCGACTTCTGGGCATCCTGGTGCGGCCCCTGTATTGCATCCATCCCGGCCATGAAAGAATTGCATGAAGCCTGGAAATCGAAAGGCCTTGAAATTGTGAGCATTTCCCTGGACGATAACCGCGACAAATGGCTGCAGGCAGTGCGTACCCACCAAATGCCCTGGACACAGGTATCCCAGTTGCAAGGCTGGAAAAGCCCGGTTGCCAGGGAATATAATATTCAATTTATTCCACAGGTAATACTGGTCGACAAAACAGGAAAGATCCTTTCTGTAGCCTCCGATGATATATCCAGGGAATTGCCTGCTTTTATTAAATAA
- a CDS encoding HAD family hydrolase, producing MNKDISVIAFDADDTLWVNEPYFQETEAKFCSLLEDYLPHHTVSQELFKTEMANLSLYGYGIKAFMLCMIETVLRVSENTANPEIIRLVIQYGQEMLNKPIELLDGVESVLEQLYGKYRLVVATKGDLLDQERKLKKSGLERYFHHIEIMSDKKEQDYQKLIKHLDCRPEEFLMLGNSLKSDVLPVLALGGRAVHIPYHTTWLHEQLEHNIEHPNFYQFNTMAEVLPHLIS from the coding sequence ATGAATAAAGACATAAGCGTAATAGCATTTGATGCTGATGATACCCTTTGGGTGAATGAGCCTTACTTCCAGGAAACAGAAGCGAAGTTCTGCAGTCTGCTGGAAGATTACCTGCCCCACCACACGGTATCGCAGGAGTTGTTTAAAACAGAAATGGCGAACCTGTCGTTATATGGTTATGGGATCAAGGCGTTCATGCTTTGTATGATAGAAACAGTGTTGAGGGTATCAGAGAATACAGCGAATCCGGAAATTATACGGCTGGTGATACAGTATGGGCAGGAGATGCTGAATAAGCCGATAGAACTGCTCGATGGCGTGGAATCAGTGCTGGAGCAGTTGTATGGTAAATACCGGCTGGTAGTGGCCACCAAAGGCGATTTGCTGGACCAGGAGCGGAAGTTGAAAAAATCGGGCCTGGAACGGTATTTCCACCATATCGAAATCATGAGCGACAAAAAGGAGCAGGACTATCAGAAGTTAATAAAGCACCTGGACTGCCGGCCGGAGGAATTCCTGATGCTGGGTAATTCGTTGAAATCGGATGTGCTGCCGGTACTGGCATTAGGAGGGAGAGCTGTGCATATACCTTACCATACCACCTGGTTGCACGAACAGCTGGAGCACAATATTGAGCACCCGAATTTTTATCAGTTTAACACGATGGCAGAAGTACTGCCGCATTTAATATCATGA
- a CDS encoding histidine kinase, translating into MKKGILLILLKIMVEWMPVHAQVNPPNKLSKHFHLSDLHLTLSNNFITSQYPYTPTYISLPFREEYFTAYGEHLLLTAVRSDSLVSLGDYSGEFFIDSSRQDQQAFPLNRLQVRVSLNNTILRNWRLLEQCPSFRDTAVHYKPDPTRIILSYHLLDDRLNIGDSILIELREDTTAPFMKLHVKRKNGRTQPFMMMFRQDTSMATTTVSFISKELLFRADEQRSHLFYADWPGSGLHLQHQLMPQQARLAFYFRKEHRNNTDSSLAYRLLSNRHADTTWQRTDGQVLISALQPGTSYQLEVKYADGSGQTSVYTFYTPALWYQTTWFKVFTGILAICLLLLVLFISSTRKNKRALKQRHLEMQALYAQMNPHFLFNALGSIQGLMNDMQTAKANKYLTGFATLLRSTISLGRRELIPLSLELKNLDNYIALERLRFGFDYQLQVAPGIQTDEIDVPPMLAQPLIENAAKHALSGLRDQGRLTLEVKKEGTDLVLLILDNGSGFDPGKVQPGHGISLTQERIALFNRMYRHRKIALIFMPAGIGTCCCLRFKNWTDRG; encoded by the coding sequence ATGAAAAAAGGAATACTCCTTATACTGCTAAAAATAATGGTGGAATGGATGCCGGTGCATGCACAGGTAAACCCTCCCAATAAATTATCTAAGCACTTTCATCTGTCCGATTTGCACCTGACACTTTCCAATAATTTCATCACCTCCCAATATCCTTACACCCCTACGTATATTTCCCTTCCATTCAGGGAAGAATACTTCACTGCTTATGGCGAACACCTGTTACTGACTGCTGTTCGGAGCGACAGCCTGGTATCCCTGGGGGATTATTCAGGCGAGTTTTTTATTGACAGCAGCAGGCAGGATCAGCAGGCCTTTCCACTGAACCGTTTGCAGGTAAGGGTATCACTGAACAATACGATCCTGAGGAACTGGCGTCTACTGGAGCAGTGCCCTTCATTCAGGGATACTGCAGTGCACTATAAGCCCGATCCTACCCGCATTATACTGTCTTATCACCTGCTGGATGACCGGCTGAATATTGGCGACAGTATACTCATTGAACTCAGGGAAGACACCACCGCCCCTTTCATGAAACTACATGTTAAGCGTAAAAACGGACGCACCCAGCCCTTTATGATGATGTTCAGGCAGGATACCAGTATGGCAACAACGACGGTGTCGTTCATCAGCAAAGAGCTGCTTTTCCGCGCTGACGAACAACGGTCGCACCTTTTTTATGCCGACTGGCCAGGGAGTGGGTTGCACCTGCAACATCAATTGATGCCACAGCAAGCGCGACTGGCTTTCTATTTCAGGAAAGAACACCGGAATAATACGGACTCGTCGCTCGCCTACCGCTTGTTGAGTAACCGGCATGCCGATACTACCTGGCAGCGCACTGACGGACAGGTGCTGATTTCCGCGTTGCAACCCGGCACCAGTTATCAGCTGGAGGTCAAATATGCCGATGGCAGCGGGCAAACCTCCGTATATACGTTCTACACACCAGCGCTATGGTACCAGACCACCTGGTTCAAAGTATTTACCGGCATTCTTGCCATTTGCCTCCTGTTATTGGTGCTGTTTATTTCCAGTACCAGAAAAAATAAACGGGCATTGAAACAGCGGCACCTGGAAATGCAGGCGCTTTATGCCCAGATGAATCCACACTTCCTTTTCAATGCCCTCGGTTCCATACAGGGGCTGATGAATGATATGCAAACCGCAAAGGCAAACAAGTACCTGACCGGTTTTGCAACACTCCTGCGCAGCACTATTTCCCTGGGCCGCCGGGAGTTGATTCCACTCAGCCTGGAGCTGAAAAATCTTGACAACTACATCGCACTGGAGAGGTTGCGTTTTGGCTTCGATTACCAGCTTCAGGTTGCACCGGGTATCCAGACCGATGAAATAGACGTTCCTCCTATGCTGGCTCAGCCTCTGATCGAAAATGCTGCCAAGCATGCTTTGTCGGGCCTCCGCGATCAGGGCCGGCTGACGCTGGAAGTGAAAAAAGAAGGAACTGATTTAGTACTTTTAATCCTTGATAATGGCAGCGGCTTCGATCCGGGCAAAGTACAACCCGGACACGGTATCAGCCTGACACAGGAACGAATAGCACTTTTCAACAGGATGTACCGGCACCGGAAAATTGCGCTGATATTCATGCCGGCCGGCATTGGTACCTGCTGTTGTCTGCGTTTTAAAAACTGGACAGACCGGGGCTGA
- a CDS encoding nuclear transport factor 2 family protein has product MSKQKLPLPPFTLETALQKVQLAEDAWNSRSPEIVCLAYTEDSEWRNRVEFINGREAIKDFLKRKWEKELDYKLKKQLWGFRENRIAVMFEYEWHNHEGQWFRSYGNELWEFDADGLMCKRFASINDMEIEQSDRRL; this is encoded by the coding sequence ATGAGTAAGCAAAAATTACCGTTACCGCCGTTTACATTAGAAACAGCATTGCAAAAAGTACAGTTGGCGGAAGATGCCTGGAATAGTCGAAGCCCCGAAATTGTTTGTCTGGCGTACACCGAAGACTCGGAATGGCGTAACCGGGTGGAATTTATAAACGGAAGAGAAGCGATAAAAGACTTTCTAAAACGTAAATGGGAAAAGGAGCTGGATTATAAATTGAAAAAACAATTGTGGGGATTTCGGGAAAATCGTATCGCCGTTATGTTTGAGTACGAATGGCATAATCACGAAGGGCAGTGGTTCAGAAGCTACGGAAATGAACTTTGGGAATTTGATGCGGACGGCTTGATGTGCAAGCGATTTGCAAGTATCAACGATATGGAAATTGAGCAATCAGACCGGAGATTATAA
- a CDS encoding universal stress protein, translated as MNTMLILTDFSENAFRAMEYAASLTQPLQTSRIILYHAFQSFIFGTELPITNTPDNERLYLECMENLALQQDRLRALIHAGIRIDMKAEDALLADHINDFCAEENVDFIVMGVSGKSGLEKLLLGSTTSLIISTSKVPVLVVPKDTIIGKPLTSIIFTTDLKHHETIPVERLHEILRAFPATVRVLNVEKGAGTEKYVIETKESIASLHEIFEPYHASFDYLNDNNTVDGILAYSNQHQASLIIVIPRKQGGLAVLFHNSISKKLAYDSNIPLLCLPPADK; from the coding sequence ATGAATACAATGCTTATCCTCACCGACTTTTCGGAAAATGCTTTCAGGGCTATGGAATATGCAGCATCGCTGACTCAGCCGCTGCAGACCAGCCGGATTATCCTGTACCATGCCTTTCAGAGCTTTATATTCGGCACTGAGCTTCCCATTACCAATACTCCGGATAATGAACGGCTTTATCTGGAGTGTATGGAAAATCTGGCATTGCAGCAAGACAGGCTAAGGGCCCTTATACATGCGGGTATCAGAATTGATATGAAGGCAGAAGATGCTTTGCTTGCCGATCATATTAACGATTTCTGTGCTGAAGAAAATGTAGATTTTATTGTTATGGGAGTGTCTGGTAAATCGGGGTTGGAAAAACTGCTGCTGGGCAGTACTACCTCTTTGATTATCTCTACCAGCAAGGTGCCTGTGCTGGTGGTTCCTAAAGATACTATTATCGGGAAACCGCTCACGTCTATCATATTCACTACCGATCTGAAACATCATGAAACCATCCCTGTTGAACGGTTGCATGAAATCCTGCGTGCATTTCCCGCCACTGTAAGGGTACTGAATGTAGAAAAAGGCGCTGGTACTGAAAAATATGTTATTGAAACCAAAGAATCGATAGCCAGCCTGCATGAAATATTTGAACCTTATCATGCTTCCTTCGATTATCTTAATGACAACAATACCGTGGATGGCATATTGGCGTATTCCAACCAACACCAGGCATCCCTTATCATTGTCATTCCCAGGAAACAGGGAGGACTGGCGGTTTTATTTCATAACAGCATATCTAAAAAACTGGCATACGATTCAAATATTCCCTTATTATGCCTGCCTCCGGCAGACAAATAA
- a CDS encoding chloramphenicol acetyltransferase: protein MKQLLDLNTWPRKDHFQFFSRFEEPFFGITTEVDCTTAYEKAKASGRSFFLSYLHKSLAAANDTTPFRYRISEGEVWIYDQVHASPTINRPDGTFGFAYMDFYEDAARFDAAAAAEIERVSHSIGLVPAISGENVIHYSSLPWINFTSISHARSFSFKDSCPKISFGKMKEVNGRLLMPVSVHVHHALMDGLHVGQFLENFQERMLTV from the coding sequence ATGAAACAGTTACTGGATCTTAATACATGGCCGAGAAAGGATCATTTTCAATTCTTCAGCAGGTTTGAAGAACCTTTTTTCGGTATTACAACAGAAGTAGATTGCACGACAGCTTATGAAAAGGCAAAGGCATCGGGCCGGTCTTTTTTCCTGAGTTACCTTCATAAATCACTGGCAGCAGCCAATGATACAACACCTTTCCGTTACCGGATATCGGAAGGAGAGGTATGGATCTATGATCAGGTGCATGCATCGCCGACCATTAACAGGCCGGATGGAACGTTTGGTTTTGCTTATATGGATTTTTATGAAGATGCCGCCCGCTTTGATGCTGCTGCCGCTGCGGAAATTGAAAGAGTGAGTCATAGTATAGGGCTGGTACCTGCTATATCGGGAGAAAATGTAATCCACTATTCATCATTACCCTGGATCAATTTTACGTCCATTTCTCATGCGCGTAGTTTTTCTTTTAAGGATAGTTGTCCGAAGATATCTTTCGGAAAGATGAAAGAAGTGAACGGGCGGTTGCTGATGCCGGTATCAGTACATGTACACCATGCACTGATGGATGGACTCCATGTAGGGCAGTTTTTAGAGAATTTCCAGGAAAGGATGTTGACAGTCTGA
- a CDS encoding carboxymuconolactone decarboxylase family protein, which yields MAGITFNVPKREEVSANNQVIFDNLKKALGFVPNTYATMAYSNTALENYLNFSNGLTSLNKKEKEVVNLVVSEINACDYCLAAHTTISKLNGFSEEQTIELRKGTAPFDSKLDALVKFTKEATINKGHVSEATLDNLQKAGYTKTNIIDVILAITEISATNYLNNLTQIPIDFPLGKKLN from the coding sequence ATGGCAGGTATAACATTCAACGTTCCCAAAAGAGAAGAAGTATCAGCAAACAATCAGGTGATTTTCGACAACCTGAAAAAGGCATTAGGCTTTGTTCCGAATACTTATGCAACAATGGCGTATAGTAACACCGCGCTGGAGAACTACCTCAATTTTTCCAACGGCCTGACTTCCCTGAACAAAAAAGAAAAGGAAGTAGTCAATCTCGTGGTAAGTGAGATCAATGCATGCGACTATTGTTTGGCGGCCCATACAACCATCAGTAAGCTGAACGGCTTTAGCGAAGAGCAAACTATTGAGCTTAGAAAAGGGACAGCTCCATTTGACAGCAAGCTGGACGCGCTGGTAAAATTCACCAAAGAGGCCACCATCAATAAAGGTCATGTAAGCGAAGCCACATTAGACAATTTACAAAAGGCAGGCTATACAAAAACAAACATTATCGATGTGATACTTGCAATTACTGAAATTTCGGCCACCAACTATCTTAATAACCTTACGCAGATCCCGATTGATTTTCCTTTGGGCAAGAAGTTAAACTAA
- a CDS encoding FAD-dependent oxidoreductase has protein sequence MKKKLILAGCLLMAAQMLFATKPREVDICIYGGTSAGVIAAYTAKKMNKSVLLVSPDKHLGGLSAGGLGFTDIGNKSAITGLARNFYRRIGDHYGKLEQWIFEPHVAEEIFRQYIREANVDVLYEYQLSSVRKENGDIKEITVTGPATSVIRARMFIDCSYEGDLMAKAGVSYMVGREANSEYKETYNGVQLREKHQFPDGIDPYKIPGKPESGLLWGISNGTVDQQGAGDKKVQTYNFRICLSNQPENQVPITKPEDYNPARYELLLRLLEKHPVRDLNGIMIISRLQNGKTDINNNGAFSTDMIGVNWDYPNGDAATRKKIIKAHETYTKGLLYFIGHDERMPEHLRHEMLTWGYPKDEYQDNGHWTPQLYIREARRMIGEYVMSQANCEGKENVTDGVGMAAYTMDSHNCQRIVVNSMVKNEGDVQIGGFGPYPVSYRSLIPKETECRNLLVPVCLSASHIAYGSIRMEPVFMVLAQSAATAAAVAIDAQTSVQKADVKKIQQLLVAHPLADNSTNEILVDDDDRAHVNIHGDWQRVSKGVGYGPSMLTASGDGEKYVRFNPDVKKSGRYRIYLYVPRIQDHSETTMVKISDGTQVKEVPLKPADVKVEGQTSGEWASLGSWELKSGSGAYVEINTGGANGVVVADAVLFVPER, from the coding sequence ATGAAAAAGAAACTAATCCTTGCCGGTTGCCTGCTGATGGCAGCCCAGATGCTCTTCGCTACTAAGCCCAGGGAAGTCGACATCTGCATTTACGGCGGAACATCCGCCGGCGTTATTGCCGCGTATACTGCAAAAAAAATGAACAAAAGTGTATTGCTGGTTTCGCCCGATAAGCATCTTGGCGGACTGAGTGCCGGCGGTCTCGGTTTTACCGATATCGGCAATAAATCTGCCATTACCGGACTTGCCCGGAATTTTTACCGCCGTATTGGCGACCATTACGGAAAACTGGAGCAGTGGATCTTCGAACCACATGTGGCGGAAGAAATCTTCCGGCAATACATCCGGGAAGCCAATGTGGATGTCTTGTACGAATACCAGCTGAGCAGCGTCAGGAAAGAAAACGGCGATATTAAAGAGATAACTGTCACAGGGCCCGCCACCAGCGTTATCCGCGCCCGGATGTTCATCGACTGTTCCTATGAAGGAGACCTGATGGCTAAGGCCGGGGTTTCGTATATGGTAGGGCGTGAGGCCAACAGCGAGTACAAGGAAACTTATAATGGTGTACAGCTCCGGGAAAAACACCAGTTTCCGGATGGAATAGATCCCTACAAAATACCCGGAAAGCCGGAGAGCGGCCTGTTATGGGGAATCAGCAACGGTACCGTGGATCAGCAGGGAGCCGGGGATAAAAAAGTACAGACGTATAATTTCAGGATCTGCCTGTCGAACCAGCCGGAGAATCAGGTGCCGATTACAAAGCCGGAAGACTACAATCCTGCCCGTTATGAGTTGTTGCTGCGTTTACTGGAGAAGCATCCGGTACGTGATCTGAATGGGATCATGATTATTAGCCGGCTTCAGAACGGAAAAACGGACATCAATAACAACGGCGCGTTCTCCACGGATATGATAGGCGTGAACTGGGACTATCCCAATGGAGATGCGGCTACCCGCAAAAAAATCATCAAAGCGCATGAAACTTACACGAAGGGACTGTTATACTTCATTGGTCATGATGAGCGTATGCCGGAACACCTGCGCCACGAGATGTTAACCTGGGGCTATCCGAAAGATGAATACCAGGATAACGGGCACTGGACGCCGCAATTATATATCCGCGAAGCACGGCGCATGATAGGAGAATATGTGATGAGCCAGGCAAACTGCGAAGGGAAGGAAAATGTAACCGATGGGGTGGGTATGGCTGCTTATACAATGGACTCCCACAACTGTCAGCGTATAGTCGTTAACAGTATGGTGAAAAACGAAGGTGATGTGCAGATCGGTGGTTTTGGCCCATATCCGGTATCGTACCGCTCTCTGATCCCTAAGGAAACCGAATGCCGGAACCTGCTGGTGCCTGTTTGCCTGTCTGCCTCCCACATCGCCTACGGATCTATCAGGATGGAGCCGGTATTTATGGTGCTGGCTCAATCTGCAGCAACAGCTGCGGCAGTGGCGATAGATGCCCAAACATCCGTGCAGAAGGCTGATGTTAAGAAGATACAACAGTTATTGGTGGCGCATCCGCTGGCGGACAATAGTACGAACGAAATACTCGTGGATGACGACGACCGTGCTCATGTGAATATTCATGGCGACTGGCAGCGGGTATCCAAAGGAGTAGGGTATGGACCCTCTATGCTCACTGCAAGCGGTGATGGCGAGAAATATGTTCGTTTCAATCCGGATGTAAAAAAGAGCGGCCGGTATCGCATTTACCTGTACGTACCTCGTATCCAGGATCATTCCGAAACAACTATGGTGAAAATAAGCGATGGTACTCAGGTCAAAGAGGTACCGCTTAAACCTGCCGATGTAAAGGTTGAAGGGCAAACCTCCGGAGAATGGGCATCACTCGGAAGCTGGGAGCTGAAGAGCGGGAGTGGAGCTTACGTGGAAATAAATACTGGTGGCGCTAATGGCGTTGTGGTAGCAGATGCTGTGTTGTTTGTACCTGAGCGGTGA
- a CDS encoding Crp/Fnr family transcriptional regulator — protein sequence MLRTNPAFVNFIEHYIASQQEGKHIAQKTFKPGTRIIRQGSTIHQVYIITDGIVKCFISEDNGKDYIFEFLGTGEVTGDLEAINKATCLCNIDAITTVAAYVIPHSLFTHLLQNNQQFNTLMMQELATRIRQTCIRASYQQLYPVEYALQRLLTLEAQQDIRLSKKDMADYLGISVRSFNRTLKELKEKNYELGM from the coding sequence ATGTTACGCACCAATCCTGCCTTCGTTAATTTTATTGAACACTACATTGCCAGCCAGCAGGAAGGCAAACACATCGCTCAAAAAACCTTTAAACCCGGTACCAGGATCATCCGGCAGGGGTCCACCATCCATCAGGTGTATATCATCACTGATGGTATTGTAAAGTGTTTTATTTCGGAAGATAACGGTAAAGACTATATTTTCGAATTCCTCGGTACGGGCGAAGTTACCGGCGACCTGGAAGCTATCAACAAAGCTACCTGCCTTTGCAACATCGACGCTATCACCACTGTTGCTGCATATGTGATTCCCCATTCCCTGTTCACTCATCTGCTGCAAAACAACCAGCAATTCAATACCCTGATGATGCAGGAACTGGCCACCCGTATACGTCAGACCTGCATACGGGCATCCTACCAACAGCTATACCCCGTTGAATATGCACTACAGCGTCTTTTGACGTTGGAAGCACAACAGGATATCAGGCTCTCCAAAAAAGATATGGCCGATTATCTGGGCATTTCTGTACGAAGTTTCAATCGGACATTGAAGGAGCTCAAGGAAAAGAATTACGAATTGGGAATGTAG
- a CDS encoding helix-turn-helix domain-containing protein, giving the protein MLEHSNYTLINSQTGNLAFKIFDFESNDRFDHVQRNNYYSLIFVKRGSGEVRADFTSYGLPENSVFSFSPYQPFIFATARDLKGFAVQFHPDFFCIHKHQSEVACNGVLFNNIYKPPFITLDTTQESQLNLIVEQMKNEMQNTALAQYELLVAHLKILLIHLSRIKVEQQPDMADVEENGHPFILQNLKDAIESNFRARHSASDYADLLHISPKALARITKTHFNKTLTALISERIIIEAKRELYLTSKTVKEIAYELGYEDEHYFSRFFKTNADVSPQIYRESVGFAAAEK; this is encoded by the coding sequence ATGTTAGAGCACAGCAATTACACATTGATTAATTCGCAGACAGGGAACCTTGCTTTCAAGATTTTTGATTTTGAAAGTAACGACCGTTTCGATCATGTTCAGCGTAATAATTATTATTCTCTGATCTTTGTAAAACGGGGTTCGGGCGAAGTCAGGGCCGATTTTACAAGTTACGGATTACCCGAAAATTCAGTATTTTCATTTTCTCCATATCAGCCATTTATATTTGCAACAGCGCGGGATCTCAAAGGTTTTGCGGTGCAATTCCATCCGGATTTTTTCTGTATACACAAGCATCAAAGCGAAGTGGCTTGTAACGGTGTGTTATTTAACAATATCTACAAGCCACCTTTCATCACGCTTGACACAACACAGGAATCGCAACTTAACCTGATTGTTGAGCAAATGAAGAATGAAATGCAAAATACGGCGCTGGCACAATACGAGCTTTTGGTGGCGCATCTGAAAATCCTGTTGATTCATTTATCGCGGATTAAGGTAGAACAGCAGCCTGATATGGCAGATGTAGAAGAAAACGGACACCCTTTTATTTTACAAAATCTGAAAGACGCCATAGAAAGCAACTTCAGGGCCAGGCATTCAGCAAGCGACTATGCCGATTTACTACACATCTCCCCCAAAGCACTGGCACGGATAACAAAGACCCATTTCAACAAAACACTTACCGCATTAATATCGGAGCGTATCATCATTGAAGCCAAACGGGAATTGTATCTTACTTCAAAAACAGTCAAGGAAATTGCCTACGAATTAGGTTATGAAGACGAACATTATTTCAGCCGTTTTTTCAAAACGAATGCAGATGTTTCCCCACAAATATACCGGGAATCAGTTGGCTTTGCAGCGGCAGAAAAATGA